Proteins encoded in a region of the bacterium genome:
- the tmk gene encoding dTMP kinase yields the protein MSDIHRRFIVFDGVEGCGKSTQARLLAEALEAEGYQTVLTLEPGGTAVGEAVRHCLLNPAFEEMHELTEAFLFCADRAQHVLEVIRPALEAGKVVISDRYASSTMVYQGYAGGVGAEAIEVLNWYATRGLQPDLLIVLDLDPLVGLRRKRGDLADRIERKSVDFHRRVREGFVEYAQSLGPRAVVLDADRDPVAVAQDVLALVLQSPSE from the coding sequence ATGTCCGACATCCACCGCCGTTTCATCGTGTTCGATGGCGTCGAGGGTTGCGGGAAGAGCACCCAGGCGCGTCTGCTGGCCGAGGCCCTCGAAGCGGAGGGGTATCAGACGGTGTTGACGCTCGAGCCCGGCGGGACGGCCGTGGGCGAAGCCGTCCGCCACTGCCTGCTCAACCCCGCCTTCGAGGAGATGCACGAGCTGACCGAGGCCTTCCTGTTCTGCGCCGACCGCGCCCAGCATGTGCTGGAGGTCATTCGCCCGGCGCTGGAGGCGGGGAAGGTCGTCATCAGCGACCGCTACGCCTCCTCGACCATGGTCTACCAGGGCTACGCCGGCGGGGTGGGGGCTGAGGCCATCGAGGTGCTGAACTGGTACGCCACGCGGGGCCTGCAGCCTGACCTGCTGATCGTGCTCGACCTCGACCCGCTGGTGGGGCTGCGCCGCAAGCGCGGGGACCTCGCCGACCGGATCGAGCGCAAGTCGGTGGACTTCCACCGGCGGGTACGCGAGGGGTTTGTGGAGTATGCCCAGTCGCTCGGGCCGCGCGCCGTCGTCCTGGACGCCGATCGGGACCCGGTGGCCGTGGCGCAGGACGTGCTGGCATTGGTGCTGCAGTCACCATCGGAGTAG